A part of Synechococcus sp. KORDI-49 genomic DNA contains:
- a CDS encoding MGMT family protein, with translation MCAVPDSRAQARAGFDRRVWEQVSRIPCGQLATYGQIADLIGAYGCARQVGWALRRLKLPSEVPWHRVVNAQGRIAMSLSREGSDWIQRELLIAEGIPVDAEGRLPLRQFLWRPGAMSGE, from the coding sequence ATGTGCGCTGTCCCGGACTCCAGGGCCCAAGCCAGAGCTGGGTTCGATCGAAGGGTGTGGGAGCAGGTCAGCCGCATTCCCTGCGGACAGCTGGCGACCTATGGCCAGATCGCTGATCTGATCGGTGCTTACGGCTGTGCCCGACAGGTGGGCTGGGCCCTGCGGCGTCTGAAGTTGCCGTCGGAGGTGCCCTGGCATCGGGTGGTGAATGCTCAGGGGCGCATCGCCATGAGCCTCAGTCGCGAGGGCAGCGACTGGATCCAGCGGGAGCTGCTGATCGCCGAGGGCATTCCTGTGGATGCGGAGGGGCGTCTGCCGCTGCGTCAGTTCCTCTGGCGACCGGGCGCTATGTCTGGTGAATGA
- a CDS encoding sensor histidine kinase KdpD encodes MWLQSTSLLAVVAGYSLLFVVSSNLRQERRLQAHQQQANALIEQQRLISSTETELSGLGLQLTLLDSGTESAPQLQLDADGSAWMVSRQWLNRPGRSPLVEVRQNITEQWRQDRTDQLLLVAAAGGSMLFTALLLRLVLQRGLMVPLAALREQLNRLEADSLNQAPLALNRQPRELQPIAEAFHDLQSRLAKAWEQERFFVDGVAHELRTPISVISGHAQQLSEQPLPSTLQPPVALIEAEARRMGQLLRVLLELARNDSGRLSLAMQQLDPEDLLLVAYERLLPLAPDRLQLAAPSPTALMPIDADPDRLQQCLAALVENAIAYASGPIQLFVTAEPERIVLHVQDQGAGISDQEKAKVLERFTRGSTATGTRGSGLGLSLVQQLISLMGADLVIADAPGGGADVQLRFQRLETTAGTAIAAGSS; translated from the coding sequence GTGTGGTTGCAATCCACCTCTCTGCTGGCGGTGGTGGCGGGCTACAGCCTCTTGTTTGTGGTGAGCAGCAATCTGCGTCAGGAGCGGCGGCTGCAGGCCCATCAGCAACAAGCCAATGCGTTGATTGAACAACAGCGTCTGATTTCTTCTACAGAGACTGAACTCTCTGGCCTCGGTCTTCAGCTGACGCTGCTGGACAGCGGCACGGAGTCGGCTCCTCAGCTGCAGTTGGATGCGGACGGTTCCGCTTGGATGGTCAGTCGTCAGTGGCTCAATAGGCCCGGTCGTTCTCCTCTGGTGGAGGTGCGCCAGAACATCACAGAGCAGTGGCGTCAGGATCGCACCGATCAGTTGCTGTTGGTGGCGGCGGCCGGTGGATCGATGTTGTTCACGGCCCTGCTGCTGCGGCTGGTGTTGCAGCGGGGCTTGATGGTTCCTCTTGCTGCACTGCGCGAACAACTCAACCGGCTGGAGGCGGATTCGTTGAATCAAGCGCCGTTGGCGTTGAACCGCCAACCCCGCGAACTGCAGCCGATTGCCGAAGCCTTCCATGATTTGCAGTCACGCCTGGCCAAGGCCTGGGAGCAGGAGCGCTTCTTTGTGGATGGGGTGGCCCATGAACTGCGCACGCCGATCAGTGTGATCTCTGGCCATGCCCAGCAGTTGAGTGAGCAGCCCTTGCCGTCCACTCTGCAGCCGCCGGTCGCCCTGATCGAAGCAGAAGCCCGGCGTATGGGGCAGTTGTTGCGCGTTTTGCTGGAACTGGCGCGCAACGACAGCGGTCGTCTCAGCCTGGCGATGCAACAGCTCGACCCGGAGGATCTGCTGCTGGTGGCCTATGAGCGTCTGCTGCCGTTGGCGCCGGATCGTTTACAGCTGGCGGCTCCTTCACCAACGGCGCTGATGCCGATTGATGCCGACCCCGATCGTCTGCAGCAATGTCTGGCGGCCTTGGTAGAGAACGCCATCGCCTACGCCTCAGGCCCAATTCAGTTGTTCGTCACCGCGGAGCCTGAGCGGATCGTGCTGCATGTTCAGGATCAGGGGGCTGGAATCTCTGATCAGGAGAAAGCCAAGGTGCTGGAGCGCTTCACCCGCGGCAGCACCGCCACGGGCACCCGCGGCAGTGGCCTGGGGTTGTCGCTGGTGCAGCAGTTGATCAGCCTGATGGGAGCCGATCTGGTGATTGCTGATGCGCCTGGTGGTGGCGCTGATGTGCAGCTTCGGTTTCAGCGGCTGGAGACGACAGCCGGAACAGCCATCGCCGCGGGCTCGTCGTAG
- a CDS encoding type II secretion system protein gives MIKKIAKHQQGFTLTEMLISVAIMGALTSIATPPLLNNLHRAKQSDAASLLSQLAVSAATYKDEFGEAPTTWEHLSEISAVMTANGPATSGDLTSNISTPNRDFTINRSSGTGDYFEFTATPTGAGAAGRYNVISCIDLSNGASDIRLGGRNGLAAAAATGDLTCRTSNATTPGITTSSS, from the coding sequence GTGATCAAGAAGATAGCGAAACATCAGCAAGGTTTCACGTTAACTGAGATGCTGATATCCGTTGCCATTATGGGTGCTCTGACCTCGATTGCCACACCACCGTTACTCAACAATCTTCACCGTGCAAAGCAGAGTGACGCTGCCAGCCTACTTTCGCAACTCGCCGTATCAGCCGCAACCTATAAGGATGAATTTGGAGAGGCACCAACCACCTGGGAACATCTCAGTGAGATCAGTGCTGTTATGACAGCCAATGGGCCTGCAACTAGTGGCGACCTTACATCAAATATTTCAACACCAAACCGTGATTTCACTATCAATCGCAGCTCCGGCACCGGTGATTATTTTGAATTCACAGCAACACCGACAGGAGCAGGAGCAGCAGGCAGATACAACGTCATTTCCTGCATAGACCTCTCCAACGGAGCCAGTGACATCCGACTCGGAGGTCGCAACGGACTTGCAGCTGCGGCAGCCACCGGTGACCTGACATGCCGGACGAGCAACGCCACGACTCCAGGCATCACAACCAGTTCCTCGTAA
- a CDS encoding type II secretion system protein, translating into MSTLKRYPQRFRPGDRQHGFTLLETLIAGVLVIMTMTAVGRMGTSALAGSSNYAERRKIEADIETHIQLIQQADSLLTYERIPTAQQSSACLTPAIYLAKVLEGNGQIHSGDNWLSTTSSSDTSTRYFPEIDSPTNPKITSITFIPDNDKDIVEVIYLFQAPEDNIATEYRRLELNPNFQSRCPAY; encoded by the coding sequence GTGAGCACTCTGAAGCGCTATCCACAAAGATTCAGACCAGGTGACCGCCAGCATGGCTTCACGCTGCTGGAAACTCTTATCGCTGGAGTGCTGGTGATCATGACGATGACCGCTGTTGGTCGAATGGGCACCTCCGCCTTGGCGGGTAGCAGTAATTATGCCGAGAGAAGAAAGATTGAGGCAGATATCGAAACTCATATTCAACTAATTCAACAAGCAGATTCTCTCCTTACCTATGAGCGCATACCAACAGCTCAACAAAGTTCAGCATGCCTTACACCAGCGATATACCTTGCAAAAGTACTTGAAGGGAATGGCCAGATTCACTCTGGCGATAACTGGCTATCGACCACTTCAAGCTCAGACACGTCAACCCGATATTTCCCAGAAATTGACAGCCCGACAAACCCAAAAATAACATCAATAACATTCATCCCGGATAACGATAAAGATATCGTGGAAGTTATATATCTTTTTCAAGCTCCTGAGGACAATATCGCAACGGAGTATCGCCGCCTCGAACTGAACCCCAATTTCCAAAGCCGATGCCCAGCCTATTAA
- a CDS encoding ABC transporter permease, with protein sequence MARWGLVIVAIYALVALLTPLLVSLGVLPDVNTGLSNPIYDPPTWSHWCGTDRLGRDVCVRTMAGSGVALQVVLLAVGVALLVGVPLGMVSGYLGGAVDRVLVLLMDTLYTLPVLLLSVVLAFLLGKGIPNAAAALCVVYVPQYFRVVRNQTAQVKSELFIEAAKSLGAGPLWILRRYLFRNVITSVPVLLTLNAADAVLVLGGLGFLGLGLPETVPEWGGDLNLALAAVPTGVWWTALYPGLAMFILVLGLSFLGEGIEAWVSGGDGRPASD encoded by the coding sequence ATGGCCCGCTGGGGCCTGGTGATCGTGGCCATCTACGCCCTGGTGGCGCTGCTGACGCCGTTGTTGGTGTCGCTCGGGGTGCTGCCGGATGTGAACACCGGCCTCAGCAACCCGATCTACGACCCGCCCACCTGGAGCCACTGGTGCGGCACCGATCGCCTCGGCCGGGATGTCTGCGTGCGCACCATGGCCGGCAGTGGCGTCGCTCTGCAGGTGGTGTTGCTGGCGGTCGGTGTGGCCCTGCTGGTGGGTGTGCCCCTGGGCATGGTGAGCGGATACCTCGGGGGTGCCGTCGACCGGGTGCTGGTGCTGCTGATGGACACCCTTTACACCCTGCCGGTGCTCCTGCTCTCGGTGGTGCTCGCGTTCCTGCTGGGCAAGGGCATCCCCAATGCCGCCGCCGCCCTCTGCGTTGTGTACGTGCCGCAGTACTTCCGGGTGGTTCGCAACCAGACGGCGCAGGTGAAGAGCGAGCTGTTCATCGAGGCGGCGAAGTCACTGGGGGCAGGTCCTCTGTGGATCCTGCGCCGTTATCTGTTCCGCAATGTGATCACCTCGGTGCCGGTGCTGCTCACCCTCAACGCCGCCGATGCCGTGCTGGTGCTGGGGGGTCTGGGATTTCTCGGCCTCGGACTGCCGGAGACCGTGCCCGAGTGGGGCGGCGATCTGAACCTCGCCCTGGCGGCCGTGCCCACCGGCGTCTGGTGGACGGCGCTCTATCCCGGCCTGGCGATGTTCATCCTGGTGCTCGGCCTCTCCTTCCTCGGTGAGGGGATCGAAGCCTGGGTCAGCGGCGGTGACGGCCGGCCAGCGTCAGACTGA
- a CDS encoding HAMP domain-containing sensor histidine kinase, with amino-acid sequence MALSPSWRTKLLGSLQGQLQLATYLAVFLGFTGASSVGLWIGQRNLIQNNAKELRRSAESIQACMRKGGADDRDFVQQELLLHSSMRTSLWVENSDASLVLPQSDHLEISDEAIQSSMAANPDRVVGRQELIRLGEQLYLSELVQRFSNGARLWISQEVSTNQRALNDYLALMILIWSGCLVITLMAVSSLVRRIVQPLEQLNAATAQVTAETLASARLPLERGPVEVMQLGRTYNALLERLSQSWSQQRQFVSAVSHELRTPLTIVQGYLNRTVKRGDNLTEAQVRGLRTAEEESIRMRRLMDDLLDLSRGDSGKLSIQSEPVRLADQLEQVADLARSTLQRPLHLELPAAVEQRDAIAQADPGRLRQVLLDLIENADKYSPADRPIRLVMREEPEAHAIDVIDQGIGIPEDELETVFDRFHRASNAPERTGSGLGLSVVKLLVEGMGGSISVCSRLGEGSRFTVQLPR; translated from the coding sequence ATGGCCCTCTCCCCTTCTTGGCGCACCAAGCTGCTCGGCAGTCTTCAGGGTCAACTTCAGCTGGCCACCTATCTCGCGGTGTTTCTCGGCTTCACCGGGGCGTCGTCGGTGGGGCTGTGGATCGGCCAGCGCAATCTGATCCAGAACAACGCCAAGGAACTGCGCCGCAGCGCCGAGTCCATCCAGGCCTGCATGCGCAAAGGAGGCGCCGACGACCGCGACTTCGTGCAGCAGGAACTGCTGCTGCACTCGAGCATGCGCACCAGCCTCTGGGTGGAGAACTCCGACGCGTCCCTGGTGCTGCCCCAGAGCGATCACCTGGAGATCTCCGATGAGGCCATCCAGTCGTCGATGGCCGCCAACCCGGATCGGGTGGTGGGTCGCCAGGAACTGATCCGCCTCGGCGAACAGCTGTATCTGAGCGAACTGGTGCAGCGCTTCTCCAACGGAGCGCGCCTGTGGATCAGCCAGGAGGTGAGCACGAACCAGCGGGCCCTGAACGACTACCTGGCCCTGATGATCCTGATCTGGAGCGGCTGCCTGGTGATCACCCTGATGGCGGTGAGCAGTCTGGTGCGACGGATCGTGCAGCCCCTGGAACAGCTCAATGCCGCCACCGCTCAGGTGACTGCCGAAACGCTGGCCTCGGCACGGCTGCCCCTGGAGCGTGGTCCGGTGGAGGTGATGCAGCTGGGCCGCACCTACAACGCCCTGCTGGAGCGGCTGTCGCAGTCGTGGAGCCAGCAGCGGCAGTTCGTGAGCGCCGTGAGCCATGAACTGCGCACGCCGCTGACGATCGTGCAGGGCTACCTGAACCGCACGGTGAAGCGGGGCGACAACCTCACCGAGGCCCAGGTGCGGGGACTGCGCACCGCCGAGGAGGAAAGCATCCGCATGCGCAGGCTGATGGACGACCTGCTGGACCTCTCCAGAGGGGACTCCGGCAAATTGAGCATCCAGAGCGAACCGGTGCGGCTGGCGGACCAGCTGGAACAGGTGGCCGATCTGGCCCGCAGCACGCTTCAGCGACCGCTGCATCTGGAGCTGCCAGCGGCAGTGGAGCAGCGGGACGCCATCGCCCAGGCCGATCCGGGTCGGCTGCGTCAGGTGCTGCTGGATCTGATCGAGAACGCCGACAAGTACTCGCCGGCGGATCGACCGATCCGGCTGGTGATGCGCGAGGAGCCGGAGGCCCATGCCATCGATGTGATCGATCAGGGCATCGGCATCCCTGAGGACGAGCTGGAAACGGTCTTCGATCGCTTCCACAGGGCCAGCAATGCCCCGGAACGCACCGGATCAGGCTTGGGACTGTCCGTTGTGAAGCTGCTGGTGGAAGGAATGGGCGGCAGCATCAGCGTCTGCAGCCGCCTCGGCGAAGGCAGTCGTTTCACCGTTCAACTGCCGCGATGA
- a CDS encoding response regulator transcription factor, with protein MAAPLNDQPDRLLIVDDDPELLKLLIDTLQQAGHQCTPAADGQQALLHLRQREFELVLLDWTLPDLEGVEVLRRMRRTALNTPVLMLTARDSLEERIAALDAGADDYLTKPFELQELNARVRAQLRRRRYEADARRPADLTLGDLSIDLFSRSVCRGDREVSLSQREFELLCFLVQEPECVHSRQAILEGVWGSPFVGDPNTLDVYMGYLRRKIEEPGQPQLLHTVRGVGFMARNGDANV; from the coding sequence ATGGCGGCTCCCCTGAACGACCAACCCGATCGGTTGCTGATCGTCGATGACGATCCGGAGCTGCTGAAGCTTCTGATCGACACGCTGCAGCAGGCGGGGCACCAGTGCACACCAGCCGCCGACGGGCAGCAGGCGCTGCTGCATCTGCGCCAGCGGGAGTTCGAACTGGTGCTGCTGGACTGGACCCTGCCGGATCTGGAAGGGGTGGAGGTGCTGCGGCGGATGCGTCGCACGGCGCTGAACACCCCGGTGCTGATGCTCACCGCCCGCGATTCCCTGGAGGAGCGGATCGCGGCGCTGGATGCCGGCGCTGATGACTACCTCACCAAACCGTTCGAGCTGCAGGAGTTGAACGCCAGGGTGCGCGCCCAGCTGCGCCGGCGCCGCTATGAGGCCGATGCACGCCGGCCGGCCGATCTGACCCTCGGAGATCTGAGCATCGATCTGTTCAGCCGCAGCGTGTGCCGCGGTGATCGGGAGGTGAGCCTGTCGCAGCGGGAGTTCGAGCTGCTCTGCTTCCTGGTGCAGGAGCCGGAGTGCGTGCACAGCCGCCAGGCGATCCTCGAGGGGGTTTGGGGCAGCCCCTTCGTGGGCGACCCCAACACCCTGGATGTGTACATGGGCTACCTGCGCCGCAAGATCGAAGAACCGGGCCAGCCGCAGCTGCTGCACACCGTCCGTGGCGTTGGCTTCATGGCGCGAAACGGCGACGCCAACGTCTGA
- a CDS encoding PHB depolymerase family esterase codes for MANDKDWGEKDDDWAWWAWDKDADWGEKDKEADWGEKDKDDGADGNKADQKVVEQDEQLTRETLIHAGAQREYLLYIPTSYQRDTRAPLVFNFHGFGGSAEGQLLTSDWRRIAEKDGVIVVYPQGSELESGSPHWNPHPASADNKSSSDDLGFISSLIDDLSDRYAVDNDRVYATGYSNGAGMAYGLAHHLDERFAAIAPVSGLMSEDLARSDSDGHPVALIHFNGTEDAERSMDGVDGHLASVDDMLAYWSDVNEADLAETVNLEQRSGLTIERSDYALETGETPVQSYVIHGGGHDWFDLSVDGKNLDQLIWSFLSDVSRDGERLIHRSTPGWTSPQDMPSWMKDNRRPDGMYTQALESFIHPLTRDTWMAPMGGFAIDWSTIPQPFSIDGSSPLYGTKKLADAAGDGSSEALRFDGLGVFHTPNGSRPTDPSDLDGDDRVHPFRDGLLIAASSMAVEMAAGLIEKPARFNPRLIDAVINPAGRRTRSSDIREQIKRRIGDAALDSNSNGMLDIQDAKTVLRDSLGTFPGQTLPSDRMAASLSQPSSIVNLSSAAQQDAIDAAGWF; via the coding sequence ATGGCCAACGACAAAGACTGGGGCGAAAAAGATGACGACTGGGCCTGGTGGGCCTGGGACAAGGACGCTGATTGGGGCGAGAAAGACAAAGAAGCTGATTGGGGAGAGAAAGACAAAGACGATGGTGCTGACGGCAACAAGGCCGACCAGAAGGTTGTCGAGCAGGACGAGCAACTGACACGGGAAACGCTCATCCATGCCGGAGCGCAGCGCGAATACCTGCTCTACATACCGACGAGTTATCAACGTGACACCAGAGCGCCTCTGGTGTTCAACTTCCACGGTTTCGGAGGCAGTGCTGAGGGGCAACTTCTGACCTCCGACTGGCGCCGGATCGCAGAGAAAGACGGGGTCATCGTTGTTTATCCGCAGGGCTCAGAGCTGGAGAGCGGCAGCCCCCATTGGAATCCTCATCCGGCATCGGCAGACAACAAAAGCAGCAGCGATGACCTTGGCTTCATCAGCAGCTTGATCGACGACTTATCCGACCGGTATGCCGTGGACAACGATCGTGTTTACGCCACTGGCTATTCCAATGGAGCCGGGATGGCCTACGGCCTGGCCCACCACCTGGACGAACGATTTGCTGCCATTGCTCCGGTTTCCGGACTGATGTCGGAGGACCTGGCACGGTCAGATTCGGATGGACATCCCGTGGCCCTGATTCATTTCAACGGCACGGAAGATGCCGAGCGAAGCATGGACGGCGTCGATGGCCATCTCGCATCAGTGGACGACATGCTGGCCTACTGGTCTGACGTGAATGAGGCTGATCTTGCTGAAACGGTGAACCTCGAGCAGAGATCCGGTCTGACCATCGAACGATCGGATTATGCGTTGGAAACGGGCGAAACACCGGTTCAGAGTTATGTGATCCACGGTGGTGGTCACGACTGGTTTGACCTTTCGGTGGATGGAAAGAACCTGGATCAGCTCATCTGGTCTTTCCTGTCGGACGTCTCACGCGATGGGGAACGGTTGATCCATCGTTCAACCCCTGGCTGGACGTCACCGCAGGACATGCCGAGCTGGATGAAGGACAACCGTCGACCGGACGGGATGTACACCCAGGCCCTGGAATCCTTCATCCATCCCCTGACCCGGGACACGTGGATGGCTCCCATGGGCGGATTCGCCATCGACTGGAGCACCATCCCCCAGCCGTTTTCGATTGATGGCTCCTCGCCTCTCTACGGCACTAAGAAACTGGCTGATGCGGCCGGTGATGGCAGCAGTGAGGCGCTGCGATTTGATGGTCTCGGAGTCTTCCACACGCCCAACGGCAGCAGGCCAACTGACCCCTCCGATCTCGATGGCGATGATCGGGTGCATCCCTTCCGGGATGGCCTGCTGATTGCGGCCTCGTCCATGGCCGTTGAAATGGCTGCCGGCCTGATCGAAAAGCCTGCACGATTCAATCCGCGCTTGATCGATGCCGTGATCAATCCCGCCGGACGACGCACGCGCTCCTCCGACATTCGCGAGCAGATCAAGCGCAGGATCGGGGACGCGGCACTGGACAGCAACAGCAACGGCATGCTCGACATCCAGGACGCCAAAACCGTGTTGCGCGATTCCCTCGGGACCTTCCCCGGGCAGACGCTGCCAAGCGATCGGATGGCGGCGTCGCTCTCGCAGCCCTCCAGCATCGTGAACCTCAGCAGCGCCGCTCAACAGGACGCGATCGACGCGGCCGGCTGGTTCTGA
- a CDS encoding type IV pilin protein produces MTTLNSTLQLALLKRKKARNKLEKGFTLVELLIVVIILGILSSVALPAFLNQQKKGVISSLNASAMAAAKSCAALQVTNDQGSYNAPSSDSITIKVKDSNDQTDCPQAGTVSVDFTATDGDPDGDSYKPRASAAVATLGSDGSITLVSSS; encoded by the coding sequence ATGACCACCTTGAACAGCACACTGCAACTCGCTCTGCTCAAGCGCAAGAAAGCCCGCAACAAGCTTGAAAAAGGCTTCACCCTTGTGGAGCTGCTGATTGTCGTCATCATCCTTGGAATCCTATCCAGCGTGGCACTTCCTGCCTTCCTCAATCAACAGAAAAAAGGTGTGATCAGCAGCTTGAACGCTTCTGCGATGGCGGCCGCAAAATCATGTGCCGCTCTTCAAGTCACCAATGATCAAGGTTCCTATAATGCGCCTTCTTCTGACAGCATCACAATCAAAGTAAAAGATTCAAACGACCAAACTGATTGCCCCCAAGCAGGCACTGTATCTGTCGATTTTACCGCGACGGATGGCGACCCGGACGGTGATTCATATAAACCACGCGCATCCGCTGCCGTTGCAACACTGGGAAGTGATGGCTCCATCACTCTTGTTTCATCAAGCTGA
- the trmH gene encoding tRNA (guanosine(18)-2'-O)-methyltransferase TrmH yields the protein MPLLPRRFERLKTVLNQRMADLTVLLEHVEKPHNLSAILRSCDAVGALEAHAVSLQGRTRTFNSTAQGSQKWVALHDHPDIGTAIRQLKDRGFRLYGTHLGVDARDYRDCDFTGPTAFVLGAEKWGLTDAARDGMDEALFIPMRGMVQSLNVSVATATLLFEALRQRQAAGLAPTQGEGLTPEHYRQLLFEWSYPQVAAWCQREGRPYPALSEEGELLEELPRNVKLRC from the coding sequence ATGCCCCTGCTGCCGCGACGATTCGAGCGGCTGAAAACCGTTCTGAACCAGCGCATGGCGGACCTGACGGTGCTGCTCGAGCATGTGGAGAAACCCCACAACCTCTCCGCCATCCTGCGCAGCTGCGATGCGGTGGGGGCTCTTGAGGCCCATGCGGTGAGCCTGCAGGGACGAACCCGCACGTTCAACAGCACCGCTCAGGGCAGCCAGAAATGGGTCGCCCTGCATGATCACCCCGACATCGGCACGGCGATCCGCCAGCTGAAGGACCGCGGGTTCCGTCTGTACGGAACCCACCTCGGGGTCGATGCCCGCGACTACCGCGACTGCGACTTCACCGGCCCCACCGCCTTCGTGCTGGGGGCTGAGAAGTGGGGACTGACGGATGCCGCCCGCGACGGCATGGATGAAGCCCTGTTCATTCCGATGCGAGGCATGGTGCAGTCCCTGAACGTCTCGGTGGCCACAGCGACCCTGCTATTCGAGGCCCTGCGCCAGCGCCAGGCGGCCGGTCTGGCCCCGACCCAGGGAGAAGGACTGACACCGGAGCACTACCGGCAACTGCTGTTCGAGTGGTCCTATCCGCAGGTGGCGGCCTGGTGCCAACGGGAAGGTCGCCCCTACCCAGCCCTCAGTGAGGAGGGGGAACTGCTGGAGGAGTTGCCCCGCAACGTGAAGCTGCGCTGCTGA
- a CDS encoding Tfp pilus assembly protein FimT/FimU has translation MPSLLKHLTSIQKQTILTNNQGFTLLEMIVVAAIIGITTTAALPDFQRGIAQGKVDRYTNNIETGFFNLKARVSAYKIGCEINFQAHRNFKVNTFMQPASFLELQNDDGSRKTTDHLASCRTATDPSLNSEALRVVNIEGANERRDVLVSATSGAFSFTPAGTTASAHDLTILIQSKDAAAPWALNKRGESKLITRCVEVTGNGQVYSGTWLSGTCT, from the coding sequence ATGCCCAGCCTATTAAAACATCTCACATCAATTCAAAAGCAAACGATTCTTACCAATAATCAAGGGTTCACCCTACTCGAGATGATTGTTGTAGCAGCCATCATTGGCATCACAACCACAGCTGCTTTACCAGATTTTCAGAGAGGGATCGCCCAAGGGAAAGTTGACCGTTACACCAATAATATTGAAACAGGATTTTTCAATTTGAAAGCTAGAGTAAGCGCATATAAAATTGGCTGCGAAATTAATTTTCAAGCTCATCGAAATTTCAAAGTCAACACATTTATGCAACCAGCTAGTTTTTTAGAATTACAGAATGATGATGGTAGCCGAAAAACAACCGATCATCTCGCAAGCTGCCGTACTGCAACAGATCCAAGCCTCAATTCTGAAGCCCTCCGTGTAGTCAATATTGAGGGAGCGAATGAGCGACGCGACGTGCTTGTTTCTGCGACAAGTGGTGCCTTTTCATTTACCCCTGCTGGAACAACAGCCAGCGCTCATGATCTCACCATCCTCATTCAGTCGAAAGATGCCGCTGCTCCGTGGGCACTGAATAAGCGAGGAGAAAGCAAGCTCATCACCCGATGTGTTGAAGTCACAGGAAACGGACAGGTCTACTCAGGAACGTGGCTTAGCGGCACATGTACATAA
- a CDS encoding Tfp pilus assembly protein FimT/FimU: MNRGFTLVELLVTIAVLGLLAGTAVAGSGRDQAHLELEVALRRLRIGLDRGRLAAERQQQPCGLQLSARGWQAPSDAALPACPAVTPLAETGASAISLHSNLPPLVRFTANGLLLDGGVVVLAHPRLPQRPCLVIGLPLGITRSGTYQAPIEERLSATHCRPDDAA, from the coding sequence ATGAATCGAGGCTTCACGCTGGTGGAACTGCTGGTGACCATTGCGGTGCTGGGCCTGCTGGCGGGCACGGCCGTGGCGGGATCCGGCCGCGATCAGGCCCATCTGGAGCTCGAGGTGGCCCTGCGGCGGCTGCGGATCGGCTTGGATCGGGGCCGTTTGGCGGCGGAGCGGCAGCAGCAGCCCTGCGGGCTCCAGCTCAGTGCCCGCGGTTGGCAGGCGCCTTCAGATGCCGCGCTTCCAGCCTGCCCAGCGGTCACCCCTCTTGCCGAGACCGGAGCGTCCGCCATCAGCCTGCACAGCAACCTGCCGCCCCTGGTGCGTTTCACCGCCAATGGCCTGCTGCTCGATGGCGGCGTGGTGGTGCTGGCCCATCCCCGCCTGCCGCAGCGCCCCTGCCTGGTGATCGGGCTGCCGCTCGGCATCACCCGCAGCGGCACCTATCAGGCGCCGATTGAGGAGCGTCTGAGTGCGACCCATTGCCGCCCGGACGATGCGGCCTGA